In Vibrio japonicus, the following are encoded in one genomic region:
- a CDS encoding MmcQ/YjbR family DNA-binding protein, giving the protein MTNKELEEYLDTYIGAESGFPFGPEALVFKVKGKMFAILAEREGREYVTLKVQPEDGEVLTSQFVDITPGYHTNKRHWITVYYPGDVDDGLIRDLSEQSYKLVVSKLPKYERVSLGLA; this is encoded by the coding sequence ATGACAAATAAAGAGCTAGAAGAATATCTGGATACTTATATAGGTGCAGAGTCTGGTTTTCCTTTTGGGCCTGAAGCCCTAGTGTTTAAGGTTAAAGGCAAGATGTTCGCCATTCTGGCTGAAAGAGAAGGGCGTGAATATGTCACGTTAAAAGTGCAGCCGGAAGATGGCGAAGTCCTGACCTCTCAATTTGTCGATATTACTCCTGGCTATCATACAAACAAGCGACACTGGATTACAGTTTACTACCCGGGCGATGTGGATGATGGTCTGATTCGCGATCTTTCAGAGCAGTCGTACAAGTTGGTCGTCAGTAAATTACCTAAGTACGAACGTGTGTCGTTGGGATTAGCGTAA